A window from Streptomyces sp. NBC_00299 encodes these proteins:
- a CDS encoding tetratricopeptide repeat protein: protein MSDVTDFDSLRRAMAENSEEPEGPARNARAEQLLAEAEKLGIPLAVIEALGHQLKVYNYSSEKDKMFVPFARLLRMWDERPEDFDEYETHSLHWVFKWMSSGMLDQPHVPLASIEKWLGEMEHRYRLAGHSERAVRSAEFSVAAHVGDVARAERAYGAWLAADRDAMADCHACELHGQGWWQAERGRDAEALELWAPVLEGEFACAHEPHTVLASSLVPLLRLGRVDEARANHLRGFRLVRAMESMRGAYADHVEFCVLTGNEARGLELLAERPAYFTDTGHPRSKLEFMSVVALLMDRLTELGLGGQRVPGPAGRDWTAGELAAHARAQALALAADFDGRNGTEHVSERARARMEQRPLVERLPLGVRTAARPKAVAMPAPAAVVAPDGSAAADAEAELPALLAAARRLSDTLQPNAIEAWAAVSRAAEGVELHALDRAEIADHRAMDLGPEGIPLFEEAAELYAAAGDPGEALAARARGAYVSALTGEVSQALTTIADLYDRVLALYAEDGTGVRQTAAVLMCRARILMRRVHESQDAAPEAVLTAAETAAREVLALVDGRAGDDVRLASRAAEAQAMLAELAALTGDVEGAAELFARASAEFVGAGLPWFAVEYEARLAGLAHHLGDTAEAERALRAALEHGGPHLEATGRAQLHLQLAEVLGGRGLSEEASEHALQAAHWADEAGESRTLGAWARQQLGGFLLRQGRFAEAAEVLESALPDLSAESHGDGAVVQTQWWLGDCLSELGEHREAAERRLQAAEIARHWPEQHDHATLAHLAAESLGHAGLHTEADQAYARAGGLWRTLGNVHGLVRSLRARAWLALRVEDVEGRADTASELMASAVEECRAALEAVDDDEARERLVAELGHTHRQFGDLLARSVTEDAEDESIRTALEEALSQVTRAVAVFASLGEDALHSRTGAELAAGWLEADLSRPAEAAARARAVLVAYDGHDEGDDAAQERRAEAGQMLQVVREQADAEREKA, encoded by the coding sequence ATGAGCGACGTCACGGACTTCGACTCGCTGCGCCGGGCCATGGCGGAGAACTCCGAGGAGCCGGAGGGCCCCGCCCGCAACGCGCGCGCGGAGCAGCTGCTCGCCGAGGCGGAGAAGCTGGGCATCCCGCTCGCCGTGATCGAGGCGCTGGGACACCAGCTGAAGGTCTACAACTACAGCTCCGAGAAGGACAAGATGTTCGTCCCCTTCGCGCGTCTGCTGCGCATGTGGGACGAGCGGCCCGAGGACTTCGACGAGTACGAGACGCACTCGCTGCACTGGGTCTTCAAGTGGATGTCGTCCGGCATGCTCGACCAGCCGCACGTGCCGCTCGCCTCGATCGAGAAGTGGCTCGGCGAGATGGAGCACCGCTACCGGCTCGCCGGGCACTCCGAACGGGCCGTGCGCAGCGCGGAGTTCAGCGTGGCCGCGCATGTCGGGGACGTGGCGCGGGCCGAGCGGGCGTACGGCGCATGGCTGGCCGCGGACCGGGACGCCATGGCCGACTGCCACGCGTGCGAGCTGCACGGGCAGGGCTGGTGGCAGGCCGAGCGGGGCCGGGACGCGGAGGCGCTCGAGCTGTGGGCGCCGGTCCTGGAGGGCGAGTTCGCCTGCGCCCACGAGCCGCACACGGTCCTCGCGTCATCCCTGGTGCCGCTGCTGCGCCTGGGCCGCGTGGACGAGGCCCGCGCCAACCATCTGCGGGGTTTTCGGCTCGTACGGGCCATGGAGAGCATGCGCGGCGCCTACGCGGACCACGTCGAGTTCTGCGTGCTGACCGGCAACGAGGCGCGCGGCCTGGAGCTGCTCGCGGAGCGGCCGGCGTATTTCACGGACACCGGGCATCCGCGCAGCAAGCTGGAGTTCATGTCGGTGGTGGCGCTGCTCATGGACCGCCTGACCGAGCTGGGGCTGGGCGGGCAGCGGGTCCCGGGTCCGGCGGGCCGTGACTGGACCGCCGGTGAACTGGCCGCACACGCGCGTGCGCAGGCCCTCGCGTTGGCGGCGGACTTCGACGGGCGCAACGGCACGGAGCACGTAAGCGAGCGGGCACGCGCGCGCATGGAGCAGCGGCCACTGGTGGAGCGGCTGCCGCTGGGCGTGCGTACGGCGGCCCGGCCCAAGGCGGTGGCGATGCCCGCGCCTGCTGCGGTCGTCGCACCCGACGGTTCCGCGGCGGCCGACGCGGAGGCCGAACTGCCCGCGCTGCTCGCCGCGGCACGGCGGCTGTCGGACACCCTGCAACCCAACGCCATCGAGGCCTGGGCCGCCGTCTCCCGAGCCGCCGAGGGCGTCGAGCTGCACGCCCTCGACCGCGCGGAGATCGCCGACCACCGGGCGATGGACCTGGGCCCCGAGGGCATTCCCCTCTTCGAGGAGGCCGCCGAGCTGTACGCGGCGGCGGGCGACCCCGGCGAGGCGCTGGCGGCACGCGCGCGTGGAGCGTACGTAAGCGCTCTCACCGGTGAGGTCTCGCAGGCCCTCACGACGATCGCCGACCTGTACGACCGGGTTCTCGCGCTGTACGCCGAGGACGGCACGGGTGTGCGTCAGACGGCGGCCGTGCTGATGTGCCGGGCGCGGATTCTGATGCGGCGGGTGCACGAGTCGCAGGACGCGGCGCCGGAGGCCGTGCTGACCGCCGCCGAGACCGCCGCCCGTGAGGTGCTCGCGCTCGTCGACGGGCGGGCGGGGGACGACGTACGGCTTGCCTCGCGGGCCGCGGAGGCGCAGGCGATGCTCGCGGAGCTGGCGGCGCTCACCGGGGACGTGGAGGGGGCCGCGGAGCTGTTCGCGCGGGCTTCGGCCGAGTTCGTCGGGGCCGGGCTGCCGTGGTTCGCGGTGGAGTACGAGGCCCGGCTGGCCGGGCTCGCGCACCATCTCGGCGACACCGCGGAGGCCGAGCGGGCGCTGCGGGCGGCCCTGGAGCACGGCGGGCCGCACCTGGAGGCGACGGGGCGTGCCCAGCTGCACCTCCAGCTGGCCGAGGTGCTCGGCGGCCGGGGGCTGTCCGAGGAGGCCTCCGAACACGCCCTTCAGGCGGCGCACTGGGCCGACGAGGCGGGCGAGAGCCGCACGCTGGGCGCCTGGGCGCGGCAGCAGCTGGGCGGATTCCTGCTGCGGCAGGGACGGTTCGCCGAGGCCGCCGAGGTGCTGGAGTCGGCGCTGCCCGACCTGAGCGCGGAGTCGCACGGCGACGGCGCGGTCGTCCAGACGCAGTGGTGGCTCGGCGACTGCCTGAGCGAGCTCGGCGAGCACCGCGAGGCAGCCGAACGCCGGTTGCAGGCGGCCGAGATCGCCCGGCACTGGCCCGAGCAGCACGACCACGCCACACTGGCCCACCTCGCCGCCGAGTCCCTCGGCCACGCGGGCCTGCACACCGAGGCGGACCAGGCGTACGCGCGCGCGGGTGGGCTGTGGCGCACCCTCGGCAACGTGCACGGCCTGGTGCGCTCCCTGCGTGCCCGCGCGTGGCTGGCGCTGCGGGTGGAGGACGTGGAGGGCAGGGCCGACACGGCGTCCGAGTTGATGGCGAGCGCTGTCGAGGAGTGCAGGGCGGCGCTGGAGGCGGTCGACGACGACGAGGCGCGTGAACGCCTGGTCGCCGAACTCGGGCACACGCACCGGCAGTTCGGTGACCTGCTGGCCCGTTCGGTCACCGAGGACGCCGAGGACGAGTCGATCCGGACCGCGCTGGAGGAGGCCCTGTCCCAAGTGACGCGGGCCGTAGCGGTGTTCGCCTCCCTCGGCGAGGACGCCCTGCACAGCCGCACCGGCGCCGAACTCGCCGCGGGCTGGCTGGAGGCCGACCTGAGCCGCCCGGCCGAGGCCGCGGCACGCGCGCGTGCGGTGCTGGTGGCGTACGACGGCCACGACGAGGGCGACGATGCGGCACAGGAGCGCCGGGCGGAGGCCGGGCAGATGCTGCAGGTGGTGCGGGAGCAGGCCGACGCGGAGCGGGAGAAGGCGTAG
- a CDS encoding DAK2 domain-containing protein, producing the protein MAQVPQTFFDALAVRTWCGLALESLGRAREEIDAINVYPVADGDTGTNLYLTVESAVGAVEAVFAAYDVGKPTLADAARAMAHGALIGARGNSGTILAQLLRGMAQVLAAEGETAHTDGSGLRLALRHAADSARQAVAHPVEGTVLTVASAAADAAGGVAHDDCGAVARAAYEGARVALAETPGQLAVLERAGVVDAGGRGLLAVLGALVETFTGEAAAPLVHQVSGAHARVAGGSPADGTSLAEAEDCADAVAAGAPAFEVIYLLEAEDAAVARLRGRLDALGDSLVIVGGDGLWNVHVHVDDAGAAVEAGVEAGRPYRIRITHFGAGDVHTTGAERPPRERAQRAVVAVVPGEGLAGLYSEAGATTVLARPGEPPASGELVQAVRRAHAREVVLLPNDAELRHTAAAAAEQARTEGIRVALIPTRSAVQGIAALAVHEPDRRFDEDVVSMTSAAGATRYAEVAVAERQSWTMAGICQAGDVLGLIDGDVAVIGTDVTATAGTVLDRMLSAGGELVTLVLGDEAPESIAEHLEARVRESYLAVDTVVYRGGRQGALLLIGVE; encoded by the coding sequence GTGGCGCAGGTCCCGCAGACATTCTTCGATGCTCTCGCGGTGCGCACCTGGTGCGGCCTCGCGCTGGAGTCACTGGGCCGGGCGCGTGAGGAGATCGACGCGATCAACGTCTATCCCGTGGCCGACGGGGACACCGGCACGAACCTTTATCTGACGGTGGAGTCGGCGGTCGGGGCGGTGGAGGCCGTGTTCGCCGCGTACGACGTGGGCAAGCCCACGCTGGCGGACGCCGCCCGCGCGATGGCGCACGGGGCCCTGATCGGCGCCCGGGGGAACTCCGGGACGATCCTCGCCCAGCTGCTGCGCGGCATGGCTCAGGTGCTCGCCGCCGAGGGTGAGACGGCTCATACCGATGGCTCCGGCCTCCGCCTCGCCCTGCGGCATGCCGCGGACTCCGCCCGCCAGGCCGTGGCCCACCCCGTCGAGGGAACCGTCCTCACGGTCGCCTCGGCAGCCGCCGACGCGGCCGGCGGGGTCGCGCACGACGACTGCGGGGCCGTCGCGCGGGCGGCCTACGAGGGCGCGCGCGTGGCGCTGGCCGAGACGCCGGGGCAGCTGGCGGTCCTGGAACGGGCCGGGGTCGTCGACGCCGGCGGACGGGGGCTGCTGGCGGTGCTGGGCGCGCTGGTGGAGACCTTCACGGGGGAAGCGGCAGCCCCGCTGGTTCACCAGGTCTCCGGGGCGCACGCGCGCGTGGCGGGGGGTTCACCCGCAGACGGCACCTCCCTCGCCGAAGCCGAGGACTGCGCCGACGCCGTCGCGGCGGGCGCGCCCGCGTTCGAGGTGATCTACCTGCTGGAGGCCGAGGACGCGGCCGTGGCGCGGCTGCGGGGGCGGCTCGACGCCCTCGGGGACTCGCTCGTGATCGTCGGCGGTGACGGGCTGTGGAACGTGCATGTGCACGTCGACGACGCCGGGGCCGCCGTGGAGGCCGGCGTCGAGGCCGGCCGGCCCTACCGGATCCGGATCACCCACTTCGGCGCCGGCGACGTGCACACCACCGGTGCCGAGCGGCCGCCCCGGGAGCGTGCCCAGCGTGCCGTGGTCGCCGTCGTGCCCGGCGAGGGCCTGGCCGGGCTGTACAGCGAGGCAGGCGCGACCACCGTCCTCGCGCGCCCCGGGGAACCGCCCGCGAGCGGGGAGCTCGTGCAGGCCGTACGGCGTGCCCACGCGCGTGAGGTCGTGCTGCTGCCCAATGACGCCGAACTGCGCCACACCGCGGCCGCGGCGGCCGAGCAGGCCCGCACGGAGGGCATCCGCGTGGCACTGATCCCCACCCGCTCCGCGGTCCAGGGCATCGCGGCGCTCGCCGTGCACGAGCCGGACCGCCGCTTCGACGAGGACGTCGTGTCGATGACCTCGGCGGCCGGCGCCACCCGCTACGCCGAGGTCGCCGTCGCCGAACGCCAGTCCTGGACCATGGCCGGCATCTGCCAGGCCGGCGACGTCCTCGGCCTCATCGACGGCGACGTGGCCGTGATCGGAACGGACGTCACGGCCACCGCCGGGACTGTCCTCGACCGCATGCTCTCGGCCGGCGGCGAACTCGTCACCCTCGTCCTCGGCGACGAGGCACCCGAGTCGATCGCCGAGCACCTCGAAGCACGCGTGCGTGAGTCGTATCTGGCCGTCGACACCGTGGTGTACCGGGGCGGACGGCAGGGAGCGCTGCTGCTCATCGGCGTGGAGTAG
- the rpmB gene encoding 50S ribosomal protein L28: protein MAANCDVCGKGPGFGNNISHSHRRTSRRWNPNIQRVRTVVGGTPKRVNACTSCIKAGKVSR from the coding sequence GTGGCTGCCAACTGCGACGTCTGCGGCAAGGGGCCGGGCTTCGGCAACAACATCTCGCACTCGCACCGCCGTACGTCCCGTCGCTGGAACCCGAACATCCAGCGCGTCCGTACCGTGGTCGGCGGGACGCCGAAGCGCGTGAACGCCTGCACCTCGTGCATCAAGGCCGGCAAGGTCTCGCGCTGA
- the thiD gene encoding bifunctional hydroxymethylpyrimidine kinase/phosphomethylpyrimidine kinase, translated as MIANVLTVAGSDSGGGAGIQADLKTMLALGVHGMSVITAVTAQNSLGVQGAWELPVEAVRAQYRSVVDDIGVQAVKTGMLASAELVETVAELIGGTDVPAVIDPVGVSKHGDSLLAASALDSVRTKLLPVATVATPNLDEVAQLTGVHVEAEDDLRRAAAAVLAYGPRWVVVKGGHLAGDAVDLLTDGSEEHWLRAPRHDNRHTHGTGCTLASAVASHLAKGLSVPDAVAAAKEYVTGAIAAGFALGGGIGPVDHGWALTRGT; from the coding sequence ATGATCGCCAACGTCCTTACGGTGGCCGGCTCCGACTCCGGGGGCGGCGCGGGCATCCAGGCCGACCTGAAGACGATGCTCGCGCTCGGCGTGCACGGCATGAGCGTGATCACCGCTGTCACCGCCCAGAACTCCCTTGGCGTGCAAGGTGCTTGGGAGCTGCCGGTGGAGGCGGTACGGGCCCAGTACCGCAGCGTCGTCGACGACATCGGCGTGCAGGCGGTCAAGACGGGCATGCTCGCGTCGGCCGAACTCGTCGAGACGGTGGCCGAATTGATCGGCGGCACCGACGTGCCCGCCGTGATCGACCCGGTGGGTGTGTCCAAGCACGGCGACTCGCTGCTCGCGGCGTCAGCGCTGGACTCCGTACGCACGAAGCTGCTGCCGGTGGCGACCGTGGCGACCCCGAACCTCGACGAGGTGGCCCAACTCACCGGCGTGCACGTCGAGGCGGAGGACGACCTCAGGCGGGCCGCGGCGGCCGTGCTGGCGTACGGGCCCCGGTGGGTCGTGGTGAAGGGCGGCCATCTCGCGGGCGACGCCGTGGACCTCCTCACCGACGGTTCCGAGGAGCACTGGCTGCGCGCCCCGCGCCACGACAACCGCCACACCCACGGCACGGGCTGCACCCTCGCCTCCGCGGTCGCGTCACATCTCGCGAAGGGGCTGTCCGTGCCGGATGCGGTGGCGGCTGCCAAGGAGTACGTCACGGGCGCCATCGCCGCCGGTTTCGCACTCGGCGGGGGGATCGGCCCCGTGGATCACGGCTGGGCCCTCACGCGGGGCACCTAG
- a CDS encoding thiamine-phosphate kinase, whose amino-acid sequence MKGTVGELGEFGLIRELTSRLTTTPAVRVGPGDDAAVVAAPDRRVVASTDILLEGRHFRRDWSTAYDVGRKAAAQNLADIAAMGAVPTALLLGLVVPAELPVTWPTEMMDGLRDECQVAGASVVGGDVVRGDTIMVSITALGDLRNQEPVTRAGAQPGDLVAVTGWLGWSAAGYAVLARGFRSPRAFVEAHRRPEPPYHAGPAAAGLGATAMCDVSDGLIADLGHIAEASKVRIDIRSGAIDIPSQMNDIGQAVGVDPMQWVLTGGEDHAIVATFPPDVKLPARWKVIGEVLNPSALPQVTVDGAPWTRKGGWDHFGGDIES is encoded by the coding sequence ATGAAGGGCACTGTTGGTGAGCTCGGCGAGTTCGGGCTCATCAGGGAGCTCACCTCCCGTCTCACCACCACCCCGGCGGTCCGGGTCGGCCCCGGCGACGACGCCGCGGTGGTGGCCGCGCCCGACCGCAGGGTGGTCGCCAGCACCGACATCCTGCTGGAGGGGCGGCACTTCCGCCGCGACTGGTCCACGGCGTACGACGTGGGCCGCAAGGCCGCCGCGCAGAACCTCGCGGACATCGCCGCCATGGGCGCGGTGCCGACGGCGCTGCTGCTCGGCCTGGTCGTGCCCGCCGAACTCCCGGTGACCTGGCCGACCGAGATGATGGACGGCCTGCGCGACGAATGCCAGGTCGCGGGTGCCTCCGTGGTCGGCGGGGACGTCGTACGGGGTGACACGATCATGGTGTCGATCACCGCACTCGGCGATCTGCGCAACCAGGAGCCCGTGACGCGCGCGGGCGCGCAGCCCGGAGACCTGGTCGCCGTGACGGGCTGGCTGGGGTGGTCCGCGGCCGGATACGCCGTGCTCGCCCGCGGTTTCCGCTCGCCGCGCGCCTTCGTCGAGGCACACCGGCGCCCCGAGCCGCCGTATCACGCGGGCCCGGCCGCCGCCGGGCTCGGCGCGACCGCGATGTGCGACGTGAGCGACGGGCTGATCGCCGACCTCGGGCACATCGCCGAGGCCAGCAAGGTCCGTATCGACATCCGCTCCGGCGCGATCGACATCCCCTCCCAGATGAACGACATCGGGCAGGCCGTGGGCGTTGACCCCATGCAGTGGGTGCTGACCGGGGGAGAGGACCACGCGATCGTGGCGACCTTCCCGCCGGACGTGAAGCTGCCGGCCCGCTGGAAGGTCATCGGCGAGGTCCTCAACCCCTCGGCGCTGCCCCAGGTGACGGTGGACGGGGCACCGTGGACCCGCAAGGGCGGCTGGGACCACTTCGGAGGGGACATCGAGTCATGA
- a CDS encoding Lrp/AsnC family transcriptional regulator has product MVQAYILIQTEVGKASTVAETISKIPGVIQAEDVTGPYDVIVRAQADTVDALGRLVVAKVQQVDGITRTLTCPVVHL; this is encoded by the coding sequence GTGGTACAGGCGTACATCCTGATCCAGACGGAGGTCGGCAAGGCGTCGACCGTCGCCGAGACGATCAGCAAGATCCCTGGAGTCATCCAGGCCGAGGACGTCACAGGACCGTATGACGTCATCGTGCGCGCCCAGGCCGACACCGTCGACGCGCTGGGTCGCCTGGTGGTCGCCAAGGTCCAGCAAGTGGACGGCATCACCCGCACCCTGACCTGCCCGGTCGTACATCTGTAG
- a CDS encoding DUF3515 domain-containing protein — protein sequence MNSLRHRHISVLGLPALVLLITAAGCSSADGSASAAVPSPGAKARQLCRNLDKVLPAKVDGESREDPSPASALTAGWGDSAIILRCGVPQPPKMVDPKVAEGRDPDAVAGGVEDVKWLMEKQDGGGYRFTTAGRLAYVEVTAPEGRDSSSVLIDLAPAIKKAIPEGIAN from the coding sequence GTGAACTCTTTGCGTCACCGGCACATTTCTGTCCTCGGGCTGCCCGCGCTCGTCCTGCTGATCACCGCAGCGGGCTGCTCATCAGCAGACGGCAGCGCGTCGGCGGCGGTTCCCAGCCCCGGCGCGAAAGCCAGGCAACTGTGCCGGAACCTCGACAAGGTGCTGCCGGCCAAGGTGGACGGTGAGAGCCGTGAGGACCCCTCGCCCGCGTCCGCGCTGACCGCGGGCTGGGGGGACTCGGCGATCATACTGCGGTGCGGTGTGCCGCAGCCGCCGAAGATGGTCGATCCGAAGGTGGCCGAGGGCCGGGATCCGGACGCGGTGGCCGGTGGCGTGGAAGACGTCAAATGGCTCATGGAGAAGCAGGACGGCGGTGGGTACCGGTTCACGACCGCCGGCCGTCTCGCGTATGTCGAGGTCACCGCGCCGGAGGGCCGGGACAGCTCAAGTGTGCTGATCGACCTGGCTCCGGCCATCAAGAAGGCGATCCCCGAGGGGATCGCCAACTGA
- a CDS encoding D-alanine--D-alanine ligase family protein, producing the protein MSTENLSQSPDQQPRKPRVAVVFGGRSSEHGISMVTAGAVLRAIDRTKYDVLPIGITQSGRWVLTADEPERMAITERRTPNVEELAESSEGGVVLPVDPANREVVYTEPGSVPKALGEIDVVFPVLHGPYGEDGTLQGLLELSGVPYVGAGVLASAVGQDKEYMKRVFTSFGLKVGPYVVIRPREWERDESAARKKIIDLAGDHGWPLFVKPARAGSSIGITKVEDLSGLDEAIAEAQRHDPKILVEAALRGREIECGVLEFEDGPRASVPAEIPPPDAHAYYDFEAKYIDSTPGIVPAPLTPEETAEVQRLAVDAFEAASCEGLVRADFFLTEDGEFVINEINTMPGFTPISMYPQMWQASGISYPDLVDRLIEAALRRSTGLR; encoded by the coding sequence ATGAGCACCGAGAACCTCTCCCAGAGCCCTGACCAGCAGCCGCGCAAGCCGCGCGTGGCCGTCGTGTTCGGCGGCCGCAGCTCCGAGCACGGGATCTCCATGGTCACCGCCGGCGCCGTGCTGCGCGCGATCGACCGGACGAAGTACGACGTCCTGCCGATCGGCATCACACAGAGCGGCCGCTGGGTGCTCACCGCCGACGAACCGGAACGCATGGCGATCACCGAGCGCCGTACGCCCAACGTCGAGGAGCTGGCCGAGTCGAGCGAGGGCGGCGTGGTGCTCCCCGTCGACCCGGCGAACCGCGAAGTCGTCTACACCGAGCCCGGATCGGTGCCCAAGGCGCTGGGCGAGATCGATGTCGTCTTCCCGGTGCTCCACGGGCCCTACGGCGAGGACGGGACCCTCCAGGGCCTCCTGGAGCTCTCCGGGGTGCCGTACGTGGGTGCGGGAGTGCTCGCCTCGGCCGTCGGCCAGGACAAGGAGTACATGAAGCGGGTGTTCACCTCGTTCGGGCTCAAGGTGGGCCCGTATGTGGTGATCCGGCCCCGCGAGTGGGAGCGGGACGAGTCCGCCGCCCGCAAGAAGATCATCGACCTCGCCGGCGACCACGGCTGGCCGCTCTTCGTGAAGCCCGCGCGCGCGGGTTCGTCGATCGGCATCACCAAGGTCGAGGACCTGTCCGGCCTGGACGAGGCGATCGCCGAGGCCCAGCGGCACGACCCGAAGATCCTCGTCGAGGCGGCGCTGCGCGGCCGGGAGATCGAGTGCGGGGTGCTGGAGTTCGAGGACGGCCCGCGGGCCTCCGTCCCCGCGGAGATCCCGCCGCCGGACGCGCACGCGTACTACGACTTCGAGGCCAAGTACATCGACTCCACGCCGGGGATCGTGCCGGCGCCCCTGACGCCGGAGGAGACGGCGGAGGTGCAGCGCCTGGCGGTGGACGCCTTCGAGGCGGCTTCGTGCGAGGGGCTCGTGCGGGCGGACTTCTTCCTCACCGAGGACGGGGAGTTCGTGATCAACGAGATCAACACGATGCCCGGTTTCACGCCGATCTCGATGTACCCGCAGATGTGGCAGGCGAGCGGGATCAGCTACCCGGACCTGGTGGACCGGCTGATCGAGGCGGCGCTGCGCAGGTCGACGGGTCTGAGGTAG
- a CDS encoding NAD(P)H-dependent glycerol-3-phosphate dehydrogenase, which produces MSKPVKAAVMGTGSWGTAFGMVLADAGCEVTLWARRPELAEAVNSTRTNPDYLPGVELPENLRATPDPAEAAHGADFTVLAIPSQTLRGNLAEWTPLLAPGTVLVSLMKGVELGSAMRMSEVIDDVAKVGSDRIAVVTGPNLAREIAARMPAAAVVACTDEAVAQRLQAACHTPYFRPYTETDVVGCELGGAVKNVIGLAVGIADGMGLGDNAKGSLITRGLAETARLGVRLGADPMTFAGLAGLGDLVATCSSPLSRNHTFGTNLGKGMTLQETIAVTKQTAEGVKSCESVLDLARRHGVDMPITETVVGIVHEGKPPVVALKELMSRSAKPERR; this is translated from the coding sequence GTGAGCAAGCCCGTCAAGGCGGCCGTCATGGGCACCGGATCGTGGGGCACCGCCTTCGGCATGGTCCTCGCCGACGCGGGCTGCGAGGTGACCCTCTGGGCCCGCCGCCCCGAACTTGCGGAAGCGGTCAACTCCACCCGCACGAACCCCGACTACCTCCCCGGCGTCGAGCTCCCGGAGAACCTGCGGGCGACGCCCGACCCCGCCGAGGCCGCGCACGGCGCCGACTTCACGGTCCTCGCCATCCCCTCGCAGACGCTGCGCGGCAACCTCGCCGAGTGGACCCCGCTGCTCGCGCCCGGCACGGTCCTCGTCTCGCTGATGAAGGGCGTCGAACTCGGCTCCGCGATGCGGATGAGCGAGGTCATCGATGATGTCGCCAAGGTCGGTTCGGACCGGATCGCCGTGGTCACGGGACCGAACCTCGCCCGTGAGATCGCCGCGCGGATGCCGGCCGCCGCGGTGGTCGCCTGCACGGACGAGGCTGTCGCCCAGCGCCTCCAGGCCGCCTGTCACACGCCGTACTTCAGGCCCTACACCGAGACCGACGTGGTGGGCTGCGAGCTGGGCGGTGCCGTGAAGAACGTCATCGGGCTCGCCGTCGGCATCGCGGACGGCATGGGGCTCGGCGACAATGCCAAGGGCTCGCTCATCACGCGCGGCCTCGCCGAGACCGCGCGGCTCGGGGTCCGGCTGGGCGCCGACCCGATGACGTTCGCGGGACTCGCCGGCCTCGGCGACCTGGTGGCGACCTGTTCCTCGCCGCTGTCGCGCAACCACACGTTCGGCACCAACCTCGGCAAGGGCATGACCCTGCAGGAGACCATCGCGGTCACCAAGCAGACCGCCGAGGGCGTCAAGTCCTGTGAGTCCGTGCTGGATCTGGCCCGCCGGCACGGCGTCGACATGCCCATCACGGAGACCGTCGTCGGCATCGTGCACGAGGGCAAGCCGCCCGTGGTCGCCCTGAAGGAGCTGATGTCGCGCAGCGCGAAGCCTGAGCGACGCTGA
- a CDS encoding lysophospholipid acyltransferase family protein, which yields MPRRRIGFWYRFAAVLCKPPLVVLIKRDWRGMEHIPAEGGFITAVNHNSHIDPFAYAHFQYNTGRVPRFLAKSALFKKGFVGAAMRGTGQIPVYRETTDALSAFRAAIDAVERGECVAFYPEGTITRDPDQWPMTGKTGAARVALQTKCPVIPVAQWGANELLPPYAKKANVLPRKTHRVLAGPPVDLARFYDKEMTPELLKEATEVIMAAVTRQLEEIRGEKAPRTPYDPRQERIEQRRRTSAQNRQTPAQSKAEQEEGQGT from the coding sequence GTGCCCCGCCGCAGAATCGGCTTCTGGTACCGCTTCGCCGCGGTGCTCTGCAAACCGCCGCTGGTGGTTCTGATCAAGCGGGACTGGCGTGGAATGGAGCACATTCCGGCCGAGGGTGGATTTATCACCGCGGTGAACCACAATTCGCACATCGATCCCTTCGCGTACGCGCACTTTCAGTACAACACCGGCCGGGTTCCGCGATTCCTGGCGAAGAGCGCGCTTTTCAAGAAGGGATTCGTCGGCGCCGCGATGCGCGGCACCGGCCAGATCCCCGTCTACCGGGAGACCACGGACGCGCTGAGCGCCTTCCGGGCCGCGATCGACGCCGTCGAGCGCGGTGAGTGCGTCGCGTTCTACCCCGAGGGCACCATCACCCGGGACCCGGACCAGTGGCCCATGACGGGCAAGACCGGTGCCGCCCGCGTCGCCCTGCAGACCAAGTGCCCGGTGATCCCCGTCGCGCAGTGGGGCGCCAACGAGTTGCTGCCGCCGTACGCCAAGAAGGCCAACGTCCTTCCGCGCAAGACCCACCGGGTGCTTGCAGGCCCGCCGGTCGACCTCGCGCGCTTCTACGACAAGGAGATGACCCCGGAGTTGCTGAAGGAGGCGACCGAGGTCATCATGGCCGCCGTCACCCGCCAGCTGGAGGAGATCCGCGGCGAGAAGGCGCCGCGGACGCCGTACGATCCGCGTCAGGAGCGCATCGAGCAGCGGCGCCGGACCTCCGCTCAGAACCGGCAGACGCCAGCGCAGTCGAAGGCCGAGCAGGAAGAGGGGCAGGGCACGTGA